One genomic region from Pagrus major chromosome 24, Pma_NU_1.0 encodes:
- the fam171b gene encoding LOW QUALITY PROTEIN: protein FAM171B (The sequence of the model RefSeq protein was modified relative to this genomic sequence to represent the inferred CDS: substituted 1 base at 1 genomic stop codon): MPAAERHLPPPLLLFLPSLLLISCLDGAVRGAEEEGGGLPSSSPGDNGLTVAVGDPSSTDPTAPGRSISPSALIAESQFALKVLVRDMVTRQPLPGASVDVYVNHTMTSSTQTGARGEVLLWVTYSPRLSLTLLGHMQGYVPSPLPWSTTKRPIFSAVTLLLLPHSQGNIWLFEDSVLITGKLPDSSSQPKVKFPKNLLTMSDKSNVSSVTAYLTVPQHHLAKDCSNCTPGIIVSKSVFRSVELKPVAAVNVLLYSGWEELQVRGPIQISLPLGHNTRLRAADTVPAWAFNLKIGAWENQGLGIVKQFGKELVWTYTASHLGSWIAAPLPSSYDFLGHESSLDFLAYHTYLLVGIFGATLAIVIGFLSLLLCHCRXEISPEMRRRRARFSKLTVVKKDQTTSTHMEEGLLFRSGENSLASCSVQCEPSTPRHKANYNIYVEDPGSRPAGSFYDNIASDRIKGPQLPHYINSEEVARLREKSEQNNMNSDNFFQDKLVHLYNQPVAIIQAPELFSAQEQQLSGCKSATFPRNGVEYDPHSEPASKDSYTQTLPKVPHHHSQGGNSPQPSSQDEPQPLETPPQGQGPNAGVWGRYTNLLESSVSVPGTLNEAAGMQAFNSGQGLPSELQGISERTLLELTRGKPLMSHPRAWFVSLDGKPAASVRHSIIELQSRHRPPSSNDTSLDSGVDMNEPLQNIRETERDRPSIRASSLPHHSRGGRYGEEQDLSSSESGTTATCTPEDPSLRNILDGSSGAIPNIPEERDGMDTSSAQEDSESRGTPPPRRLRKVREKGKTEKRSAKHVREGRPLTKRS; the protein is encoded by the exons ATGCCCGCTGCTGAACGCCAcctgccgccgccgctgctccTCTTTCTCCCGTCGCTGCTTCTGATCTCCTGCCTGGATGGGGCGGTGAGAGgagcggaggaggagggcggCGGCCTGCCCTCCTCCTCGCCCGGGGACAATGGCCTCACCGTCGCGGTCGGAGACCCGTCCAGCACCGACCCGACCGCTCCCGGAAGATCCATCAGCCCCTCGGCTCTGATCGCAG AGTCCCAGTTCGCCCTGAAGGTCCTCGTGAGGGACATGGTGACCCGTCAGCCGCTGCCGGGCGCTTCGGTGGACGTTTACGTAAACCACACCATGACGAGCTCGACCCAGACAGGAGCGAGAGGTGAGGTCCTGCTCTGGGTGACGTACAGTCCACGCCTCAGTCTGACTCTGCTGGGACACATGCAAGGCTACGTCCCCAGCCCGCTGCCCTGGAGCACCACCAAGAGACCCA TTTTCTCAGCTGTGACATTGCTGCTGCTCCCTCACAGTCAGGGGAACATCTGGCTGTTTGAAGACTCGGTACTCATCACCGGGAAGCTACCTG ACAGCTCATCCCAACCCAAGGTGAAGTTCCCCAAGAACCTCCTCACGATGTCTGACAAGAGCAACGTCTCCTCCGTGACAGCATACCTGACTGTGCCACAGCATCACCTAGCTAAAGACTGCAGCAACTGCACTCCAGGCATCATCGTCAGCAAATCAG TGTTCAGAAGCGTGGAGCTGAAGCCGGTGGCGGCCGTCAACGTCCTGCTGTATTCTGGTTGGGAGGAGCTCCAGGTTCGAGGGCCCATTCAGATCAGCCTGCCCCTGGGACACAACACACGCCTCAGGGCTGCTGATACTGTACCAGCCTGGGCCTTCAACCTAAAAATAG GTGCCTGGGAGAACCAGGGTCTGGGAATAGTGAAACAATTTGGTAAAGAGCTGGTTTGGACGTACACTGCTTCCCATCTGGGTTCCTGGATCGCTGCCCCCCTTCCATCATCATACG ATTTCCTGGGACATGAAAGCTCTTTGGATTTCCTAGCGTACCACACCTACCTGTTGGTGGGAATTTTTGGAGCAACACTGGCTATTGTGATTGGATTTCTGTCCTTGCTGCTGTGTCACTGCCGGTAAGAAATCTCCCCGGAAAT gaggaggaggagagctcgCTTCTCCAAACTCACGGTGGTGAAGAAAGACCAGACCACCTCCACCCACATGGAGGAGGGTCTGTTGTTCCGTTCTGGCGAAAACAGCCTCGCTTCCTGCAGTGTCCAGTGTGAACCCTCCACGCCGAGGCACAAGGCCAACTACAACATCTACGTGGAGGATCCAGGGAGTCGCCCGGCAGGTTCTTTTTATGACAACATTGCTTCGGATCGGATCAAAGGTCCCCAGCTGCCTCACTACATCAACAGCGAAGAGGTGGCTCGGCTTCGGGAGAAGTCAGAGCAGAACAACATGAACTCCGACAACTTCTTTCAAGACAAGCTGGTTCATCTCTACAATCAGCCGGTGGCTATCATTCAGGCGCCGGAGCTTTTCAGTGCTCaggagcagcagctgtcaggCTGCAAGTCTGCTACTTTCCCCCGCAACGGAGTGGAGTATGACCCTCACTCTGAGCCTGCAAGTAAAGACAGCTACACCCAGACACTACCCAAAGTCCCTCACCACCACTCCCAAGGAGGAAACAGCCCACAGCCGAGCAGCCAAGATGAGCCCCAGCCTCTGGAGACTCCTCCTCAAGGCCAAGGCCCTAACGCTGGAGTGTGGGGACGCTACACTAACCTCCTCGAATCCTCCGTCTCTGTGCCTGGGACTCTTAACGAGGCGGCTGGGATGCAGGCCTTCAACAGCGGGCAAGGCTTACCCAGCGAGCTGCAGGGGATTTCGGAGCGTACCCTGCTCGAGCTGACCCGGGGCAAGCCCTTAATGTCCCACCCCAGGGCCTGGTTTGTCTCCTTAGATGGGAAACCAGCCGCGTCCGTTCGCCACTCTATTATTGAGCTCCAGAGTCGCCACCGCCCGCCAAGCAGCAACGACACCAGCCTGGACTCTGGAGTAGACATGAACGAGCCACTGCAGAATATCCGTGAGACAGAGCGCGACAGGCCCTCGATCAGGGCCTCGTCCCTGCCGCACCACAGCCGAGGAGGGCGTTACGGTGAAGAGCAGGACCTGAGCAGTAGTGAGAGTGGCACCACGGCCACCTGTACACCAGAGGACCCTTCCCTGAGGAACATCCTAGACGGGAGCAGTGGGGCTATTCCCAACATTCCCGAAGAGCGAGACGGGATGGATACATCCAGTGCTCAGGAGGACAGCGAGTCGAGAGGAACGCCACCTCCACGCCGCCTGAGGAAGGTGAGGGAGAAGGGGAAGACGGAAAAGAGGAGCGCCAAGCATGTCCGCGAGGGTAGACCTCTGACCAAGCGAAGTTAG